In the genome of Populus nigra chromosome 9, ddPopNigr1.1, whole genome shotgun sequence, one region contains:
- the LOC133703358 gene encoding transcription factor bHLH162-like isoform X1, which produces MENNPSSSRTDRKTIERNRRNQMKALYSQLNSLVPHQSSREPVLSLPDQLDEAASYIKRLQTNLERMKEKKDNLMGTERTNYASMSSCNGTTTGLRSPQIEVRETGSTLEVVLITGLDGQFMFNETIRVLHEEGAEIINASFSAVEDTVFHTIHSKVGDSAPSNGAARISQRLNQFVQDDNAF; this is translated from the exons ATGGAGAACAACCCTAGTTCATCAAGAACTGACAGAAAAACCAtagaaagaaatagaagaaaTCAAATGAAGGCCCTCTACTCCCAGCTCAATTCTCTTGTACCCCATCAAAGCTCAAGG GAACCAGTACTGTCACTGCCTGATCAACTAGACGAGGCTGCAAGTTACATAAAAAGGCTGCAGACTAACTTGGAGAGgatgaaggaaaagaaagacaaTTTAATGGGAACGGAAAGGACAAATTATGCAAGCATGAGTAGTTGTAATGGAACAACTACTGGGCTAAGATCACCACAAATTGAGGTTCGCGAAACGGGTTCCACTTTAGAGGTTGTTTTGATAACTGGCCTGGATGGTCAGTTCATGTTCAATGAGACCATTCGTGTGCTTCATGAAGAAGGAGCTGAGATTATTAATGCCAGTTTCTCTGCTGTGGAAGATACTGTATTCCATACAATACATTCTAAG GTTGGAGATTCTGCCCCCAGTAATGGAGCTGCAAGGATATCTCAGAGGCTAAACCAGTTTGTCCAAGATGATAATGCGTTTTAA
- the LOC133703358 gene encoding transcription factor bHLH162-like isoform X2 — translation MENNPSSSRTDRKTIERNRRNQMKALYSQLNSLVPHQSSREPVLSLPDQLDEAASYIKRLQTNLERMKEKKDNLMGTERTNYASMSSCNGTTTGLRSPQIEVRETGSTLEVVLITGLDGQFMFNETIRVLHEEGAEIINASFSAVEDTVFHTIHSKVVVASRLEILPPVMELQGYLRG, via the exons ATGGAGAACAACCCTAGTTCATCAAGAACTGACAGAAAAACCAtagaaagaaatagaagaaaTCAAATGAAGGCCCTCTACTCCCAGCTCAATTCTCTTGTACCCCATCAAAGCTCAAGG GAACCAGTACTGTCACTGCCTGATCAACTAGACGAGGCTGCAAGTTACATAAAAAGGCTGCAGACTAACTTGGAGAGgatgaaggaaaagaaagacaaTTTAATGGGAACGGAAAGGACAAATTATGCAAGCATGAGTAGTTGTAATGGAACAACTACTGGGCTAAGATCACCACAAATTGAGGTTCGCGAAACGGGTTCCACTTTAGAGGTTGTTTTGATAACTGGCCTGGATGGTCAGTTCATGTTCAATGAGACCATTCGTGTGCTTCATGAAGAAGGAGCTGAGATTATTAATGCCAGTTTCTCTGCTGTGGAAGATACTGTATTCCATACAATACATTCTAAGGTGGTAGTAGCATCTAG GTTGGAGATTCTGCCCCCAGTAATGGAGCTGCAAGGATATCTCAGAGGCTAA